Genomic DNA from Candidatus Kapaibacterium sp.:
ATGCTGGAGCGGGAAGACTTCACACGCCGCTACGAGCGCGGCGATCCGATTGGGCTACACGAGTTCCTCTACCCATTAGCACAAGCACTCGATTCCGTGGCAATCAGAGCCGACGTAGAGCTGGGCGGGACTGACCAGCGCTTCAATTTGCTGATGGGGCGACACATCCAGCGGTTCTACGGACAGGAAGCCCAGTGCCTGGTACTGATGCCCTTGCTGGAAGGCACCGACGGGGTGGAGAAGATGAGCAAGAGCCTGGGCAACTACATTGCCCTCACCGATCCTCCGACGGAGATGTTCGGCAAACTCATGTCTATCCCGGACTCGCTCATCGTTCGGTACTATCGCTTAGCCGCGTTCGCCTCGGCCGAGGAGGCACGGAAGTTGGAAGAAGGGCTCCGCTCAGGGAGCTGGCATCCTCGCGATGCCAAGGCCTTCGTTGCCCGCCGCATTGTGGCCTTCTACTACGGTGAAGAGGCCGCGCAACATGCCGCTGAGGAGTTCGACCGGGTCTTCAAGTACCACGAGTTCCCGAAGGATATGCCCGAGGTCGTGCTACCGGTCCCCGCACTGCCAGTTGTAGACCTCCTCGTCCGTGCGGGTCTGGTGCCCTCTCGTAGCGAAGCCCGGCGGCAGATTCAGCAGGGAGCCGTGCGCATTGATGGAGAGCGAGTCACAGACTGGGGGAGCGTGGTGGAACTCTCGCGCGAGCGGATCGTTGCTGTCGGGAAACGCCGATTCGTCCGTGTGCGCCATGGCACTGCAGAAGCTCCTGGCTACACCTGAACTGCTGGCCCTCTTCGGCGAGCCCGTAGAGTGCCGTTCCGACGGAGCCTGCCCACCACGAGACAACATGCAGCAAGACTGGGAGCGCCTCTTAGCATGCGCCTCCTCCTGTGATACTCCCCCTCTCCTACGGTTCTACGCATGGCAGCCGTGGGCTATCTCGTTGGGTCTCCACCAGCCAGACCAGATCGCAGACAAAGAGCGCTGCCGAGAACGAGGGATTGAGATTGTCCGTCGCCCCACGGGTGGGCGAGCTATCCTCCACGCGGAAGAAGTGACTTATGCCGTTGTCGTCCGGCTCTCATCCCAGCGGACACCGCAGTACATCTACCGCATCGTCCACGAACGGATTGCTACAGCACTACAGCAACTTACGGGAAAGCCCATCCAGCTTGCTCCAGCGAGCGCTGACTTCCGCCGGCTCTGGAGCCGACCTTCTGGAGTAGCCTGCTTCAACAGCTCCGCCCGCTGGGAGCTCAGCTACGCTGGACGCAAGCTCGTTGGCAGCGCTCAGCGAATTGTCAACGGTGTCCTACTCCAGCATGGCTCCATTCTGCTTGGGCCAGCGCATCTCTCGATAGCGGAGCTCCTACGCTTCAACTCCGAAGCTGACCGTGAAGCATTCCGGCAAGCACTGGCAGCCCACAGCATCTCGCTCCAGCAACTCTGCGGACACCACTTGCCGTACGATAGCGTAGTAGCAGTCCTGTGGGAAAGCTTCTGTGGGGCTCCCTACGAAGAGCCCTAAGGCCAGCACTACTCGGCAGCCGCCTCCACTACAGGTTCGGGCTCCAACTCCAACTCGGGGTAGATTGGGAAACGGCGGCAGAGCTCGCTGACCTCCCGGCGAACGGCGGCAATGACGTCCTCGTTCCCGATGTTGCTGAGGACACG
This window encodes:
- the tyrS gene encoding tyrosine--tRNA ligase — translated: MLPAAEQFRILADSTAEIVPEGELIVKLENSVRSGRPLTVKLGCDPSRPDLHLGHAVVLYKLRQFQELGHNAVLIIGDFTATIGDPSGRTKARPHLSLEETRQNAQTYVEQAMKVLLPERLSIRFNSEWLEQLTFRELITVAAQCTVAQMLEREDFTRRYERGDPIGLHEFLYPLAQALDSVAIRADVELGGTDQRFNLLMGRHIQRFYGQEAQCLVLMPLLEGTDGVEKMSKSLGNYIALTDPPTEMFGKLMSIPDSLIVRYYRLAAFASAEEARKLEEGLRSGSWHPRDAKAFVARRIVAFYYGEEAAQHAAEEFDRVFKYHEFPKDMPEVVLPVPALPVVDLLVRAGLVPSRSEARRQIQQGAVRIDGERVTDWGSVVELSRERIVAVGKRRFVRVRHGTAEAPGYT
- a CDS encoding lipoate--protein ligase family protein yields the protein MALQKLLATPELLALFGEPVECRSDGACPPRDNMQQDWERLLACASSCDTPPLLRFYAWQPWAISLGLHQPDQIADKERCRERGIEIVRRPTGGRAILHAEEVTYAVVVRLSSQRTPQYIYRIVHERIATALQQLTGKPIQLAPASADFRRLWSRPSGVACFNSSARWELSYAGRKLVGSAQRIVNGVLLQHGSILLGPAHLSIAELLRFNSEADREAFRQALAAHSISLQQLCGHHLPYDSVVAVLWESFCGAPYEEP